One Azospirillum brasilense DNA window includes the following coding sequences:
- the nadA gene encoding quinolinate synthase NadA, which translates to MRDTTGLAYTPDIAAATQPIYERMKRVVPAVEWPFHAPLVHEINRLKRERNAVILAHNYQTPEIFHGVADIVGDSLALAARATQTDADVIVLAGVHFMAETAKLLNPSKTVLIPDTGAGCSLAESITAADVRLLRERYPGVPVVAYVNTSADVKAEVDICCTSGNAVEVVESLGAPRVIMLPDEYLAKYVATQTNVEIIAWKGHCEVHERFTGDEIREFRGRFDELIVIAHPECPPDVLEAADFVGSTARMVDFVADRRPPRVLMVTECSMSDNVAAASPETEFVRPCNLCPHMKKITLANILDSLRTLEPQVTIAPEVADRARRSVERMLAVKPR; encoded by the coding sequence CATCGCCGCGGCGACGCAGCCGATCTACGAGCGCATGAAGCGCGTGGTCCCCGCCGTCGAATGGCCGTTCCACGCCCCGCTGGTCCACGAGATCAACCGCCTGAAGCGGGAGCGCAACGCGGTGATCCTCGCCCACAACTACCAGACGCCGGAGATCTTCCACGGCGTGGCCGACATCGTGGGCGACAGCCTCGCGCTCGCCGCACGGGCGACCCAGACCGATGCCGACGTCATCGTGCTCGCCGGCGTGCATTTCATGGCGGAGACGGCGAAGCTGCTGAACCCGTCGAAGACGGTGCTGATCCCCGACACCGGGGCGGGCTGCTCGCTGGCCGAATCGATCACCGCCGCCGACGTGCGGCTGCTGCGCGAGCGCTATCCGGGCGTGCCGGTGGTCGCCTACGTCAACACCTCGGCCGACGTGAAGGCGGAGGTGGACATCTGCTGCACCTCCGGCAACGCGGTGGAGGTGGTGGAGTCGCTGGGCGCACCGCGCGTCATCATGCTGCCCGACGAGTATCTGGCGAAATACGTCGCCACCCAGACCAACGTTGAGATCATCGCCTGGAAGGGCCATTGCGAGGTGCACGAGCGCTTCACCGGCGACGAGATCCGCGAGTTCCGCGGGCGCTTCGACGAGTTGATCGTCATCGCCCACCCGGAATGCCCGCCCGACGTCCTGGAGGCCGCGGACTTCGTCGGCTCCACCGCCCGCATGGTCGATTTCGTGGCGGACCGCCGCCCGCCGCGGGTGCTGATGGTCACCGAATGCTCGATGAGCGACAACGTCGCCGCCGCCTCGCCGGAGACGGAGTTCGTGCGGCCCTGCAACCTGTGTCCGCACATGAAGAAGATCACCCTGGCGAACATCCTGGACAGCCTGCGCACGCTGGAACCGCAGGTGACCATCGCGCCGGAGGTGGCCGACCGCGCCCGCCGCTCGGTGGAACGGATGCTGGCCGTCAAGCCGCGCTGA